Proteins encoded together in one Prevotella scopos JCM 17725 window:
- a CDS encoding sodium-dependent transporter, translated as MVEQKRAKFGSKLGMILATAGGAVGLGNVWRFPYMTGQNGGAAFILIYIGCILLLGLPCMISEFIIGRHAASNTARAYTKLSNGTAWKWVGFLGVLTGFLITGYYAVVSGWCLQYGVASAMGHLHGTPDYFKSYFTDFSTNPWKPVLWTVMILLFTHYVIIHGVRNGIERASKIMMPALFILLVAIVIASCLLPGAGKGIEFLLKPDFSKVTGDVFLGALGQSFYSMSIAMGCICTYASYYSRHTKLLNSAVQIGVIDTCVAILAGLMIFPAAFSVGVSPDSGPSLIFITLPNVFEQAFASMPVLGYVISLAFYLLLSVAALTSLISLHEVSTAFFQEELHISRSRAAMIVTGGCSMIGAICSLSLGEWSFLKVAGVDLFDVFDFVTGQIFLPVGGLLTCLFIGWYVPKKLVKDEFTNWGTTRGVFFGTYYFLIRFVCPLAILAIFLHQLGVF; from the coding sequence ATGGTTGAACAGAAAAGAGCAAAGTTTGGAAGCAAGCTAGGTATGATTCTGGCCACAGCAGGTGGTGCTGTCGGCTTGGGTAATGTTTGGCGTTTTCCCTATATGACAGGTCAGAATGGAGGTGCTGCTTTCATTCTTATTTATATCGGGTGTATCTTATTGTTAGGCTTGCCTTGTATGATTAGCGAGTTCATTATCGGTCGTCATGCAGCGTCAAATACGGCACGTGCTTATACAAAGTTATCCAATGGAACAGCTTGGAAGTGGGTGGGATTCTTAGGTGTGCTCACCGGTTTCCTCATTACTGGTTATTATGCTGTGGTCTCTGGATGGTGTCTGCAGTATGGTGTAGCCTCTGCAATGGGACATCTGCATGGTACGCCAGACTATTTCAAGTCGTATTTTACAGACTTCTCTACCAATCCTTGGAAGCCTGTTCTGTGGACAGTGATGATCTTACTTTTCACGCATTATGTTATCATTCATGGCGTTAGAAATGGTATAGAGCGTGCTTCAAAGATAATGATGCCAGCGCTTTTTATCCTCTTGGTAGCTATTGTCATTGCATCTTGTTTACTTCCTGGAGCAGGTAAGGGTATTGAATTCTTGTTGAAGCCCGACTTTAGTAAGGTGACAGGCGATGTGTTCCTTGGTGCTTTAGGTCAGTCGTTCTATTCAATGAGTATCGCAATGGGTTGTATCTGTACTTATGCATCTTATTATAGTCGTCATACAAAATTATTGAATTCGGCTGTACAGATTGGTGTTATTGATACCTGTGTTGCTATCTTGGCGGGTCTGATGATTTTCCCAGCAGCCTTCTCGGTAGGCGTAAGTCCTGATAGCGGTCCTTCTCTTATTTTTATCACGTTGCCGAATGTCTTTGAACAGGCCTTTGCAAGCATGCCCGTGTTAGGATATGTCATTTCTTTGGCATTCTATCTGTTGCTTTCCGTGGCAGCGTTGACTTCGTTAATCTCTCTACATGAGGTGAGTACAGCTTTCTTTCAAGAGGAGTTACACATCAGTCGTTCACGTGCAGCAATGATCGTTACGGGTGGTTGCTCAATGATTGGTGCTATTTGTTCTTTATCGTTGGGCGAATGGAGCTTCCTCAAGGTGGCAGGTGTCGATCTGTTTGATGTCTTCGACTTTGTGACAGGACAAATCTTCCTCCCTGTAGGTGGACTTCTTACCTGTCTGTTCATTGGCTGGTATGTACCTAAAAAGCTGGTAAAGGATGAGTTTACGAACTGGGGAACCACACGTGGTGTCTTCTTTGGAACTTATTACTTCCTGATCCGCTTTGTTTGTCCTTTGGCTATACTTGCTATCTTCTTACATCAGTTGGGAGTGTTCTAA
- a CDS encoding VanZ family protein — protein MNIPETPLSNVRFIDKWTHSLIYLVLGLSLSIEYIRTTKHPSPKFIIIWVWLLPILMGGLIEILQSNCTNGNRSGEWLDFFADAIGSTIALVIGILLVCYRAKA, from the coding sequence ATGAATATTCCAGAAACTCCACTGAGCAATGTCAGGTTTATTGATAAGTGGACACATAGTCTTATTTACTTAGTTTTAGGACTCAGTTTAAGCATTGAATACATACGCACAACAAAGCATCCCAGCCCCAAGTTCATCATTATCTGGGTCTGGTTACTACCTATTCTTATGGGGGGTCTCATAGAAATTCTTCAGTCCAACTGTACGAATGGAAACCGAAGTGGTGAATGGCTCGACTTCTTTGCAGATGCTATAGGCTCTACAATAGCCTTAGTTATCGGTATTCTTCTGGTATGCTATCGCGCCAAAGCTTAA
- a CDS encoding CYTH domain-containing protein has protein sequence MSGLEIERKFLVHKKMDWKKLASNCSHIQQGYFAAVNTVRVRIRDDKGYLTIKGPSRTGGLSRYEFEKEITLEEAQQLMLLCEPGVIDKHRYLVPFGEHTFEIDEFHGDNEGLVLAEVELGSEDEAFEKPDFIGMEVTGVRHFYNSHMRRNPFKLWRDSIPEEYR, from the coding sequence ATGAGTGGATTAGAGATTGAAAGAAAGTTCTTAGTTCATAAGAAAATGGACTGGAAAAAGCTTGCAAGCAATTGCAGTCATATACAGCAAGGGTATTTTGCAGCTGTTAATACTGTTCGTGTTCGCATCAGGGACGATAAAGGATATCTTACAATCAAAGGCCCTTCACGCACAGGTGGCTTATCACGTTATGAGTTCGAGAAAGAGATTACACTGGAGGAAGCACAGCAACTTATGCTGTTATGCGAGCCGGGTGTAATTGACAAACATCGCTATCTTGTTCCTTTTGGCGAACATACTTTTGAGATAGACGAGTTTCATGGTGATAATGAAGGACTCGTGTTGGCAGAGGTTGAGTTAGGAAGTGAGGATGAAGCTTTTGAAAAACCAGACTTTATTGGCATGGAGGTGACGGGTGTTCGACACTTCTATAATTCACACATGCGACGAAACCCATTTAAGCTTTGGCGCGATAGCATACCAGAAGAATACCGATAA